Proteins co-encoded in one Erinaceus europaeus chromosome 2, mEriEur2.1, whole genome shotgun sequence genomic window:
- the LOC132536875 gene encoding alcohol dehydrogenase 1-like codes for MDTSGKTISCRAAVAWAVGQPLSLEEVQVEPPRAGEVRIKMASTSICGTDARVLKGWLPLPFPLIPGHEGAGTVESVGPGVTSVRSGDLVLTLIIPQCRECQACLHPRGSFCDKQDVLPSSGLMLDGSSRFFCRGHSIYHSFRASTFTEFTVVPEISVAKIPAAAPLDRVCLLSCGVPTGYGAAVHAAQVTPGSTCVVIGLGGVGSAIILGCKVSGAARIIGVDINEDKFPGARKLGVTDVLNPGRLSRPLQEEIQEMTGGGADFVFEAAGLPETLLAAWESCHKSYGTCLAVGLSPDDSKLVLNATPIITGHTLKGVCLGGYKTRDCVPQMVSDYLQGRLDIDPLVTHQLPFAKLQEAMELYRAGKPIRCVLLF; via the exons atGGACACCTCTGGCAAA ACCATCTCATGCCGTGCAGCCGTGGCCTGGGCCGTGGGGCAGCCGCTGTCCCTGGAGGAGGTGCAGGTGGAGCCGCCCAGGGCCGGGGAGGTTCGAATCAAG ATGGCGTCCACCAGCATCTGTGGAACAGATGCCCGAGTGCTCAAGGGCTGGCTGCCCCTGCCTTTCCCCCTGATTCCTGGCCACGAGGGTGCCGGCACCGTGGAGAGCGTGGGCCCGGGCGTGACCTCCGTTAGGTCAG GAGACCTGGTGCTCACCCTCATCATCCCCCAGTGCCGGGAGTGCCAGGCCTGCCTGCATCCAAGAGGCAGCTTCTGTGACAAGCAGGA TGTCCTGCCATCCTCGGGGCTCATGTTGGATGGCAGCAGCCGGTTCTTCTGCCGCGGACACAGCATCTACCACTCCTTCCGGGCCAGCACCTTCACGGAGTTCACTGTGGTGCCCGAAATCTCCGTGGCCAAGATCCCAGCGGCGGCGCCCCTGGACAGGGTCTGCCTGCTCAGCTGCGGGGTCCCCACTGGCTACGGGGCCGCCGTGCACGCCGCCCAG GTCACACCCGGGTCCACCTGCGTGGTCATCGGGCTGGGCGGCGTGGGCTCGGCCATCATCTTGGGCTGCAAGGTCTCGGGGGCGGCCAGGATCATCGGCGTGGACATCAACGAGGACAAGTTCCCGGGGGCACGCAAGCTGGGCGTCACAGACGTGCTCAACCCCGGGCGGCTGTCCCGGCCGCTGCAGGAGGAGATCCAGGAGATGACCGGAGGGGGCGCCGACTTTGTGTTTGAGGCCGCGGGGCTGCCTGAGACCCTG CTGGCCGCCTGGGAGTCCTGCCACAAAAGCTACGGCACCTGCCTGGCCGTGGGTCTGTCGCCCGACGACTCCAAACTGGTACTAAACGCAACTCCCATCATCACTGGGCACACCCTGAAGGGCGTGTGCCTGGGAG GTTATAAGACCCGGGACTGTGTCCCCCAGATGGTGAGCGACTACTTGCAGGGCCGCCTGGACATCGACCCTCTGGTTACCCACCAGCTGCCTTTCGCAAAGCTACAGGAGGCCATGGAGCTGTACAGGGCCGGCAAGCC GATCCGCTGTGTCCTGCTGTTCTGA
- the LOC132536991 gene encoding uncharacterized protein LOC132536991, with amino-acid sequence MADHNGRPQWLTTMADHNGQQDPRVTHNLSLCLSSRSPGSLTACPSVQPAGPQGHSQPVPLSSQQDPRVTHSLSLCPAAGPQGHSQPVPLSIQQVPRVTHSLSLCLSSRSPGSLTACPSVYPAGPQGHSQPVPLSSQQDPRVTHSLSLCPASRTPGSLTVCRSVQPAGPQGHSQPVPLSIQQVPRVTHSLSLCLSSRSPGSLTACPSVQPAGPQGHSQPVPLSSQQDPRVTHSLSLCPAAGPQGHSQPVPLSIQQVPRVTHSLSLCLSSRSPGSLTACPSVYPAGPQGHSQPVPLSSQQDPRVTHSLSLCPASRTPGSLTVCRSVQPAGPQGHSQPVPLSIQQVPRFTHSLSLCLSSRSPGSLTACPSVQPAGPQGHSKPVLLPHAQPPSPQAFVL; translated from the exons ATGGCTGACCACAATGGCCGACCACAATGGCTAACCACAATGGCCGACCACAATGG tcAGCAGGACCCCAGGGTCACTCACAACCTGTCCCTCTGTCTATCCAGCAGGTCCCCaggctcactcacagcctgtccctctgtccagccagcagggccccagggtcactcacagcctgtccctctgtccagccagcaggaccccagggtcactcacagtctgtccctctgtccagcaGCAGGTCCCCAGGGTCACTCACAGCCAGTCCCTCTGTCTATCCAGCAGGTCCCCagggtcactcacagcctgtccctctgtctatccagcaggtccccagggtcactcacagcctgtccctctgtctatcCAGCAG gaccccagggtcactcacagcctgtccctctgtccagccagcaggaccccagggtcactcacagcctgtccctctgtccagccaGCAGGACCCCAGGGTCACTCACAGTCTGTCGCTCTGTCCAGCCAGCAGGTCCCCagggtcactcacagcctgtccctctgtctatcCAGCAGGTCCCCAG ggtcactcacagcctgtccctctgtctatcCAGCAGGTCCCCaggctcactcacagcctgtccctctgtccagccagcagggccccagggtcactcacagcctgtccctctgtccagccagcaggaccccagggtcactcacagtctgtccctctgtccagcaGCAGGTCCCCAGGGTCACTCACAGCCAGTCCCTCTGTCTATCCAGCAGGTCCCCagggtcactcacagcctgtccctctgtctatccagcaggtccccagggtcactcacagcctgtccctctgtctatcCAGCAG gaccccagggtcactcacagcctgtccctctgtccagccagcaggaccccagggtcactcacagcctgtccctctgtccagccaGCAGGACCCCAGGGTCACTCACAGTCTGTCGCTCTGTCCAGCCAGCAGGTCCCCagggtcactcacagcctgtccctctgtctatcCAGCAGGTCCCCAGgttcactcacagcctgtccctctgtctatccagcaggtccccagggtcactcacagcctgtccctctgtccagccaGCAGGTCCCCAGGGTCACTCAAAGCCTGTCCTTCT GCCCCacgcccagcccccctccccgcaggcTTTCGTCTTGTGA
- the LOC103127554 gene encoding alcohol dehydrogenase E chain-like isoform X1, with protein sequence MDTVGKVITCKAAVLWEHNKPFSMEDVEVAPPKAHEVRIKMVATGICRSDEHVVTGSLPRDLPVILGHEAAGIVESIGEGVTTVKPGDKVIPLPIPQCEQCSVCKHPEANYCQMNGIESKQGAMQDGTFRFSCRGRPLHHFLGTSTFSQFTVVNENSVAPIHADAPLDTVCLIGCAFSTGYGSAVKVAKVTPGSTCTVFGLGGVGLAVIMGCKAAGAARIIGVDINKDKFAKAMAVGATECLSPLDSQQPVSEVLSERTGGGADFTFEVVGRLDTMMTALLSCHPAFGVSVVVGVPPNAQSLSLNPMLLLTGRTWKGAVFGGFKSRDSVPRLVEEFMTGKFKLDALVTHVLPFEKINEGFELLRSGQSVRTILTF encoded by the exons ATGGACACTGTGGGGAAG GTGATCACGTGCAAAGCAGCCGTGCTCTGGGAGCACAACAAGCCCTTCTCCATGGAGGATGTGGAGGTGGCCCCACCCAAGGCCCATGAAGTCCGGATCAAG ATGGTGGCCACGGGGATCTGTCGCTCGGATGAGCACGTGGTCACCGGGAGTCTGCCCAGAGATCTGCCCGTGATTCTTGGTCATGAGGCAGCCGGCATCGTGGAGAGCATTGGGGAAGGCGTGACCACCGTGAAGCCTG GTGACAAGGTCATCCCGCTGCCCATCCCCCAGTGTGAGCAGTGCAGCGTCTGCAAACACCCTGAGGCCAACTACTGCCAGATGAACGG CATCGAGAGTAAGCAGGGCGCCATGCAGGATGGCACCTTCCGCTTCTCGTGCCGTGGACGCccgctgcaccacttcctgggcacCAGCACCTTCTCCCAGTTCACAGTGGTGAACGAGAACTCCGTGGCCCCCATCCACGCGGACGCCCCCCTGGACACTGTCTGCCTCATCGGCTGCGCCTTCTCCACTGGCTATGGCTCTGCGGTCAAGGTCGCCAAG GTCACCCCCGGGTCCACCTGCACCGTCTTTGGCCTGGGCGGCGTGGGGCTGGCCGTCATCATGGGTTGCAAGGCGGCCGGTGCGGCCAGGATCATCGGCGTGGACATCAACAAGGACAAGTTCGCCAAGGCCATGGCCGTGGGAGCCACCGAGTGCCTCAGCCCCCTTGACTCCCAACAGCCGGTCAGCGAGGTGCTGTCTGAGAGGACTGGGGGCGGTGCCGACTTCACCTTCGAGGTCGTCGGCCGGCTGGACACCATG ATGACTGCCCTGCTGAGCTGCCACCCCGCCTTTGGGGTGAGCGTCGTGGTAGGGGTGCCACCCAATGCCCAGAGCCTCTCCTTGAACCCCATGCTGCTGCTGACTGGGCGCACCTGGAAGGGGGCCGTCTTCGGGG GCTTCAAGAGCAGGGACTCGGTGCCCAGGCTTGTGGAGGAATTCATGACCGGCAAGTTCAAGCTGGACGCACTGGTCACCCACGTGCTGCCCTTTGAGAAGATCAATGAGGGCTTTGAGCTGTTGCGCTCAGGACAGAG TGTCCGCACCATCCTGACCTTCTGA
- the LOC103127554 gene encoding alcohol dehydrogenase 1C-like isoform X2, with the protein MDTVGKVITCKAAVLWEHNKPFSMEDVEVAPPKAHEVRIKCEQCSVCKHPEANYCQMNGIESKQGAMQDGTFRFSCRGRPLHHFLGTSTFSQFTVVNENSVAPIHADAPLDTVCLIGCAFSTGYGSAVKVAKVTPGSTCTVFGLGGVGLAVIMGCKAAGAARIIGVDINKDKFAKAMAVGATECLSPLDSQQPVSEVLSERTGGGADFTFEVVGRLDTMMTALLSCHPAFGVSVVVGVPPNAQSLSLNPMLLLTGRTWKGAVFGGFKSRDSVPRLVEEFMTGKFKLDALVTHVLPFEKINEGFELLRSGQSVRTILTF; encoded by the exons ATGGACACTGTGGGGAAG GTGATCACGTGCAAAGCAGCCGTGCTCTGGGAGCACAACAAGCCCTTCTCCATGGAGGATGTGGAGGTGGCCCCACCCAAGGCCCATGAAGTCCGGATCAAG TGTGAGCAGTGCAGCGTCTGCAAACACCCTGAGGCCAACTACTGCCAGATGAACGG CATCGAGAGTAAGCAGGGCGCCATGCAGGATGGCACCTTCCGCTTCTCGTGCCGTGGACGCccgctgcaccacttcctgggcacCAGCACCTTCTCCCAGTTCACAGTGGTGAACGAGAACTCCGTGGCCCCCATCCACGCGGACGCCCCCCTGGACACTGTCTGCCTCATCGGCTGCGCCTTCTCCACTGGCTATGGCTCTGCGGTCAAGGTCGCCAAG GTCACCCCCGGGTCCACCTGCACCGTCTTTGGCCTGGGCGGCGTGGGGCTGGCCGTCATCATGGGTTGCAAGGCGGCCGGTGCGGCCAGGATCATCGGCGTGGACATCAACAAGGACAAGTTCGCCAAGGCCATGGCCGTGGGAGCCACCGAGTGCCTCAGCCCCCTTGACTCCCAACAGCCGGTCAGCGAGGTGCTGTCTGAGAGGACTGGGGGCGGTGCCGACTTCACCTTCGAGGTCGTCGGCCGGCTGGACACCATG ATGACTGCCCTGCTGAGCTGCCACCCCGCCTTTGGGGTGAGCGTCGTGGTAGGGGTGCCACCCAATGCCCAGAGCCTCTCCTTGAACCCCATGCTGCTGCTGACTGGGCGCACCTGGAAGGGGGCCGTCTTCGGGG GCTTCAAGAGCAGGGACTCGGTGCCCAGGCTTGTGGAGGAATTCATGACCGGCAAGTTCAAGCTGGACGCACTGGTCACCCACGTGCTGCCCTTTGAGAAGATCAATGAGGGCTTTGAGCTGTTGCGCTCAGGACAGAG TGTCCGCACCATCCTGACCTTCTGA